One genomic segment of Linepithema humile isolate Giens D197 chromosome 5, Lhum_UNIL_v1.0, whole genome shotgun sequence includes these proteins:
- the LOC105672691 gene encoding uncharacterized protein isoform X4, producing MPKPQLYKRSVLKSRPLNMTLNLECSEEPLSAAQLRSSIKLKENCDKVSTILKEIINDYGGKLVAQAGAVSSYQYTLPSGPTATPTVVQNNSQILNVAQQNKNSAPIKLNIGNTSECPLVLPRNSKEYSQGNIQLVVDPRMGVILGPVTQTQGTTTTTTSVVSTAAQTQQENYKYTRSGRRTKVLQVQQPDIIEESTPVVTHVRSKSGPATHVVTPTSTTTQGVTNLRIKTVNKQTANQSTVRPTEHTSIGGISVGSNNAVGEQIDEVKKNQPDGREFTFNKTTGGRTFPSLVVVARPNLRNKDVVLQIAQKERQALDSKVKNVLMFSATKFAEWLIQHGLVKSEQYCSYCIQHNSNYQKIKLKLGMYSDQGTFPYSGGYVWISNCCPDRFVSVFSGSIFQGAPYTPTVLLKLIYHWACQTNVQNVVSWVKVSNIYLKNFYTNLRSICTAAIWDKTRKMGGKNSVIQVGVISLGTTSQDGHLRQVKVEVLGVLDPTTLDIRLRACDPMQDGNRSYKRRFNNILHPLKEWVHTDSKIMTDFTVDKSTLHDMGYNHVVQSAFADQNIRNILSNFHIMEYLRKIVPRMFQNTLSLLSRQMIQQFLDELIWRETYGASSERAFDNIIKHIAEQTRIDLNESLLDRLAKIASNPFQDWSYSSIPLSTEMSSMISPKDATSINDAASSQNTKTAETVPTKSGIKRGRKRMHTVTTPEQEPKRIAIDPKSSKEKESKNDKEQIQLQELYYATMEGEKNLMLKEHKSSLYFKCFLCTTIMKSNVEVMEHMVSHVPPQVPGQSELSVCRYCCTALSSQHQMLTHVAETHSNFGFSDGLMLVCAICEEKFGKSKSLIDHLLMMHYPSEMPYRCENCSYRTSSHKDVIDHYYKIHEKGEGLQCPYCLKVIQFVNEGNPSTSSVYAYLSHMQRHVVRRDQGKGNKCSRCCLWFNQKSLLTMHQRELHDCVSNSKAIPYSASNSGIMISKERPEIIRFTIDSPLPELPPDENIQKWSTGPITVNTCTRYLPCQECEEDIDEEEHYPGEQRCQQCRYITCCWRAFQEHQQQIHNERPKTSLIVPSPLINIPLEKKLQCLCGYTSNNGNRLARHLIKCKRTSAHPVDESTQSGMLDSLGLVPKSEECDAYEKSHSRN from the exons ATGCCAAAGCCACAGCTATATAAACGTTCTGTCCTAAAATCTCGTCCACTCAACATGACGTTGAACTTGGAATGTTCAGAGGAACCTCTTAGCGCAGCACAATTGAGATCAAGTATAAAACTTAAAGAGAATTGTGATAAA GTTTCAACTatcttaaaagaaataattaatgattatggaGGTAAATTGGTAGCTCAAGCAGGAGCTGTAAGTAGTTATCAGTACACATT ACCTTCAGGTCCAACAGCAACCCCAACAGTAGTTCAGAACAATtctcaaattttaaatgtt GCTCAACAAAATAAGAATTCGGCACCAATCAAACTAAATATTGGTAATACAAGTGAATGTCCACTTGTATTACCAAGGAATTCCAAGGAATATTCCCAGGGAAATATTCAGCTAGTAGTTGATCCACGTATGGGAGTCATTTTAGGACCTGTTACACAAACGCAAG gtACAACTACTACGACTACATCTGTAGTTTCAACTGCAGCACAAACTCaacaagaaaat TACAAGTATACCAGGTCTGGACGTAGGACAAAAGTTCTTCAAGTACAACAGCCTGACATTATAGAAGAG tctACACCTGTGGTTACTCATGTAAGATCAAAGTCTGGACCAGCAACACATGTTGTTACACCAA CTAGTACAACCACTCAAGGTGTTACAAATCTGAGGATAAAAACTGTCAATAAACAGACAGCGAATCAATCAACTGTCAGACCTACAGAACACACTAGTATAGGAGGAATATCTGTTGGCAGCAATAATGCAG tcGGCGAACAGATTGACGAAGTCAAGAAGAACCAACCTGATGGCAGagaatttacatttaacaaaACAACTGGTGGCCGAACTTTTCCATCCTTAGTAGTGGTTGCGAGACCAAATTTACGTAACAAAGATGTCGTACTCCAAATTGCACAAAAAGAAAGACAAGCATTAG attctAAAGTTAAGAATGTGCTTATGTTTTCCGCCACAAAATTCGCTGAATGGTTAATCCAACATGGCTTAGTAAAATCAGAACAATACTGTTCGTATTGTATACAACACAATTcaaattatcagaaaattaaacTCAAATTAGGAATGTACAGCGATCAAGGAACATTTCCTTATTCTGGTGGCTATGTCTGGATATCCAATTGTTGTCCCGACAGATTTGTATCCGTTTTTTCCGGTTCTATCTTCCAAGGAGCTCCTTACACACCTAcagtgttattaaaattaatctatcaTTGGGCTTGTCAAACCAATGTGCAAAATGTAGTTTCCTGGGTAAaagtatcaaatatatatctgaaaaatttttatacaaatctaCGTAGTATTTGTACAGCAGCGATATGGGACAAAACCCGTAAGATGGGTGGCAAGAATTCAGTGATACAAGTTGGTGTGATTAGCTTAGGCACCACTTCACAAGATGGACATTTGCGACAA GTGAAAGTCGAGGTCCTTGGTGTTTTAGATCCGACTACTTTGGACATACGATTACGCGCTTGTGACCCGATGCAAGACGGGAACAGGTCGTACAAAAgacgatttaataatatccTACATCCATTAAAAGAATGGGTCCATACAGACTCCAAAATAATGACCGATTTCACTGTTGATAAAAGTACTTTACATGATATGGGCTACAATCACGTCGTGCAGTCTGCATTTGCAGATcagaatattagaaatatcttgAGTAATTTTCACATTATGGAATATCTTAGAAAAATTGTGCCAAGAATGTTTCAGAACACATTAAGTTTGCTTAGTAGGCAAATGATACAACAGTTCTTAGACGAATTAATATGGAGGGAGACATATGGTGCTTCGTCGGAACGTGCGTTTGACAATATAATCAAGCATATCGCAGAGCAAACTAGAATCGACCTCA ATGAAAGTCTGCTAGATCGCCTGGCAAAGATAGCTTCTAATCCATTTCAAGATTGGTCTTACTCAAGCATACCTTTATCAACTGAAATGTCATCAATGATATCACCGAAAGATGCAACTTCAATAAATGATGCAGCATCAtctcaaaatacaaaaactgCCGAAACTGTTCCAACCAAATCTGGCATAAAACGAGGAAGAAAGCGAATGCATACTGTAACAACTCCGGAACAAGAACCAAAAAGGATTGCAATTGATCCTAAGAGtagtaaagaaaaagaaagtaaaaacgACAAAGAGCAAATTCAACtacaagaattatattatgctACCATGGAAGGTGAAAAGAATCTGATGTTAAAAGAACACAAGTCTTCGTTATATTTCAAG TGTTTCCTCTGTACGACGATAATGAAGTCTAATGTCGAGGTGATGGAACATATGGTCAGTCACGTACCTCCGCAAGTACCCGGTCAATCAGAATTGTCTGTATGCCGATACTGTTGCACCGCACTTTCATCACAACACCAGATGCTTACTCATGTGGCGGAAACACATAGCAATTTCGGTTTTTCCGACGGTCTCATGCTAGTTTGCGCTATTTGTGAAGAGAAATTCG GAAAGAGCAAATCATTAATTGACCACTTGTTAATGATGCATTATCCTTCCGAAATGCCATATCGATGTGAAAATTGCAGTTATCGCACGTCTAGTCATAAGGACGTCATagatcattattataaaattcatgagAAGGGTGAAGGACTGCAATGTCCTTATTGCCTCAAG GTAATACAATTTGTAAATGAGGGCAACCCGAGCACGTCTAGCGTTTACGCTTATTTGTCGCATATGCAAAGACATGTTGTAAGAAGAGATCAAGGAAAAGGCAATAAGTGTTCTAGATGTTGTCTTTGGTTCAACCAAAAGAGTTTGTTAACGATGCACCAACGAGAATTACATGACTGTGTTTctaattcaa aGGCAATACCATACTCTGCTAGCAACAGCGGGATAATGATTTCAAAAGAGCGACCAGAAATAATACGATTTACTATAGACAGTCCACTCCCCGAATTACCACCAGATGAAAATATACAGAAATGGAGTACCGGGCCGATCACAGTGAATACTTGCACCAGATATTTGCCATGCCAGGAATGCGAAGAAGACATCGACGAAGAAGAACATTATCC AGGCGAACAACGATGTCAACAGTGCCGTTACATCACATGTTGTTGGCGTGCGTTTCAAGAGCATCAACAACAAATCCACAATGAAAGGCCGAAGACCAGTCTGATCGTGCCGTCTCCTTTAATTAACATCCCGCtagaaaaaaaactgcaatGTCTGTGCGGTTACACGTCGAATAATGGCAATCGATTAg CAAGacatttgataaaatgtaaaagaacaTCGGCACATCCTGTTGACGAATCAACACAGTCTGGTATGCTTGATAGTTTAGGATTAGTGCCGAAGTCTgag GAATGTGATGCATACGAGAAATCCCACTCACGCAATTAA